One genomic segment of Arthrobacter sp. zg-Y1110 includes these proteins:
- a CDS encoding VanZ family protein: MNVIIPGTQRRRRLAGLFLLYIVALALITFWPSPVDAGPAGTLRAVLAALNSRGMPGWVNYTLLESVANVVLFVPFGVLAAACLTERFAWLGAVVGMAASCAIEAGQHVFLPARYATIHDVIANSLGAALGTLVVYAFRSRKGD; the protein is encoded by the coding sequence ATGAACGTGATCATTCCGGGGACACAACGACGACGCAGGCTGGCCGGCCTTTTCCTGCTCTATATAGTCGCCCTGGCTCTCATCACGTTCTGGCCTTCCCCGGTGGATGCCGGACCGGCCGGCACCCTGCGCGCAGTCCTGGCTGCCCTGAACAGCCGAGGCATGCCCGGATGGGTCAACTACACCCTCTTAGAGTCCGTCGCGAACGTGGTCCTGTTTGTTCCCTTCGGTGTCCTGGCCGCCGCCTGCCTCACCGAACGTTTCGCCTGGCTGGGCGCCGTCGTCGGCATGGCCGCCTCCTGCGCCATCGAAGCCGGGCAGCACGTGTTCCTGCCGGCCCGCTACGCCACCATCCACGACGTCATCGCCAATTCGCTGGGTGCGGCGCTCGGCACGTTGGTGGTCTATGCCTTCCGCAGCCGGAAGGGCGATTAG
- a CDS encoding low molecular weight phosphatase family protein: MRPTAAPFRILTVCTGNICRSPMAERLLQAGLDSVAPGEFEVTSAGTGALVGSGIEPHVAGFVNIFGGDSAGFAARQLSAEILEGQDLVLGMTRAHRSKIVELAPAFLRRTFTLRELARLLPLVDADPDATAVDRWQAATAKVLRLRSAHPVGPQEDDVVDPYRRSDAVYQQMVRELSPAVGNLLAWERRYR, encoded by the coding sequence ATGAGACCCACCGCTGCTCCGTTCCGAATCTTGACTGTCTGCACCGGCAACATCTGCCGCTCCCCGATGGCCGAGCGCCTGCTGCAGGCCGGACTGGACAGCGTTGCCCCCGGTGAATTCGAAGTCACCAGTGCAGGCACCGGTGCCCTGGTCGGATCCGGCATCGAGCCTCATGTGGCCGGTTTCGTGAACATTTTCGGCGGCGACTCCGCCGGCTTCGCCGCACGGCAGCTCTCTGCGGAGATTCTCGAGGGCCAGGACCTCGTGCTGGGCATGACCCGGGCCCACCGGAGCAAGATCGTGGAACTCGCCCCGGCGTTTCTGCGGCGCACCTTCACACTGCGCGAGCTGGCCCGCCTGCTCCCGCTGGTCGACGCGGACCCCGATGCCACTGCCGTCGACCGTTGGCAGGCCGCAACGGCCAAGGTGCTGCGGCTGCGCAGCGCCCATCCGGTGGGACCGCAGGAGGACGACGTAGTGGACCCGTACCGCCGCAGCGACGCCGTCTACCAGCAGATGGTCCGCGAGCTGAGTCCCGCGGTGGGCAACCTCCTCGCCTGGGAGCGCCGCTACCGATGA
- a CDS encoding alternate-type signal peptide domain-containing protein, with product MAKGALAIGIGSAMLLGGGGTLAVWNDSEKANAGTIVSGDLDVTAAAGKWTNKAGTEIDITKYKVVPGDELTFTQDVSLQLDGDQMKATLVINEDVTNGFTGSAKPVPTLTQGGKTLNAANLTAANDVDTAGVVTAKAVFVFNKDTGARTDTNASLDLTRVNYVLTQVAK from the coding sequence ATGGCTAAGGGTGCACTGGCAATCGGTATCGGCTCGGCAATGCTGCTCGGCGGCGGCGGAACGCTCGCCGTCTGGAACGATTCCGAGAAGGCGAACGCCGGCACCATCGTCTCCGGTGACCTTGACGTGACCGCCGCGGCGGGTAAGTGGACCAACAAGGCCGGTACCGAAATCGACATCACCAAGTACAAGGTTGTACCGGGCGATGAGCTGACCTTCACCCAGGATGTCAGCCTGCAGCTCGACGGTGACCAGATGAAGGCGACGCTGGTTATCAACGAGGACGTCACCAACGGCTTCACGGGCAGTGCCAAGCCGGTACCTACCCTGACCCAGGGCGGCAAGACCCTGAACGCGGCAAACCTGACCGCCGCCAACGACGTCGACACGGCGGGAGTGGTCACCGCCAAGGCCGTCTTCGTCTTCAACAAGGACACCGGCGCCCGCACGGACACCAACGCCAGCCTGGACCTCACCCGCGTGAACTACGTCCTGACCCAGGTCGCCAAGTAG
- a CDS encoding signal peptidase I gives MSSGRRTAEKPASPLRFIGAGLSYIALCATALVALVLVVIPLVTGSQTFSVLTSSMAPHYAPGTFLVVKPTPFEELRAGDVITYQIESGSSAVITHRITSVGTAQDGERTLITKGDNNDVADAEPVREVQVRGKLFYAVPFVGFAANALGNSDRGAALQWGAVALMGYGIISMVRGALAKKRGDGETPQADNDDPDNGSTDDGADPFFAFRTQDPLDHEDPVLEECEHCNHDSAHPHVRSRRKPVAV, from the coding sequence ATGTCGAGTGGCCGTAGGACAGCAGAGAAGCCCGCCAGCCCGCTGCGCTTCATCGGAGCCGGTCTGAGCTACATCGCCCTGTGCGCCACGGCGCTCGTTGCCCTGGTCCTCGTAGTCATTCCCCTTGTGACCGGCTCGCAGACGTTCAGCGTCCTCACCAGCTCCATGGCCCCGCACTACGCCCCCGGCACCTTCCTGGTCGTCAAGCCCACCCCGTTCGAGGAACTGCGCGCGGGCGACGTGATCACCTACCAGATCGAGTCCGGCAGCTCTGCCGTCATCACCCACCGAATCACGTCCGTGGGCACCGCGCAGGACGGCGAACGCACACTGATCACCAAGGGCGACAACAATGACGTTGCCGACGCCGAACCCGTGCGCGAAGTCCAGGTCCGAGGCAAGCTTTTCTACGCCGTACCGTTTGTAGGTTTTGCCGCCAATGCCCTGGGTAACTCGGACCGCGGCGCGGCACTCCAATGGGGTGCTGTCGCACTTATGGGCTACGGGATCATCTCCATGGTCCGCGGCGCGTTGGCCAAAAAACGCGGTGACGGGGAAACCCCGCAGGCAGACAATGACGATCCGGATAATGGTTCCACCGACGACGGCGCGGACCCGTTCTTCGCCTTCCGCACCCAGGACCCGCTGGATCATGAGGATCCCGTCCTGGAAGAGTGCGAGCACTGCAACCACGACAGCGCCCACCCGCATGTCCGCAGCCGGCGGAAGCCCGTAGCCGTCTAA